In the Flavisolibacter tropicus genome, one interval contains:
- a CDS encoding LytR/AlgR family response regulator transcription factor: MKEKLTCYIIDDEPLAQEILEDYIAKVSFLELKGSFMSPLEAASALKEYEPDLLFLDINMPDLDGLSFIPMLNPKPMIILTTAYDQYALKAFDLEVKDYLLKPFSFERFYKGVLRLYQEQSLKLQPETKGPKPEPKSEQEYIFLKVGHRIQKVATGDILFVEGMKDYLRIHTKEEKIMTLLNFAKLEELLPPQDFVRVHRSFLVAIDKIDHIEKNRICIADQVIPISDTYADAFYNKLKGFQ, encoded by the coding sequence ATGAAAGAAAAGCTAACCTGCTATATCATTGATGATGAACCTTTGGCGCAGGAAATACTGGAAGACTATATCGCCAAAGTTTCCTTTCTAGAGCTGAAAGGTAGTTTCATGAGCCCGCTGGAAGCTGCAAGCGCTTTAAAGGAATACGAACCTGACCTTCTTTTTCTCGATATCAACATGCCGGATCTGGACGGGCTCAGTTTCATCCCGATGCTGAATCCTAAACCTATGATCATCCTGACCACTGCCTATGACCAGTATGCCCTAAAAGCCTTTGATCTTGAGGTGAAGGATTATCTATTAAAGCCCTTTTCCTTTGAACGTTTTTACAAGGGCGTCCTGCGCCTGTACCAGGAACAAAGCCTCAAACTTCAACCGGAAACGAAGGGACCGAAACCAGAGCCGAAAAGCGAACAGGAATATATCTTCCTGAAGGTGGGCCACCGTATTCAAAAAGTGGCTACCGGTGATATTCTTTTTGTGGAGGGTATGAAAGACTACCTGCGGATTCATACTAAGGAAGAGAAGATCATGACGCTTCTGAATTTTGCTAAATTGGAGGAGTTGTTACCCCCACAGGATTTTGTCCGCGTGCACCGTTCCTTTCTGGTGGCCATTGACAAAATAGACCACATCGAGAAAAACAGAATCTGTATTGCTGATCAGGTCATCCCCATCAGCGACACCTACGCTGACGCCTTCTATAATAAGCTAAAAGGCTTTCAGTAA
- a CDS encoding sensor histidine kinase yields the protein MKRIKKVFVLIQISLWILFALLAALQLSQDTSHWFALTVGVVGTCLYVYYSHFFLLTRYLGKRKKGPYFLRLTGVLLTGPFLYLFFHYRKLDTWDLFSEYYMISLISIVIPFIFLSWLARVTENLVINTVKKEQLEKQAVEAELYYLKSQINPHFLFNTLNNIHTLVYKQAPTAPEAVMQLASLMRYMIYESNAPTVPLTREMNYLQDYMSLQQLRYKQSPVVDLKIEGETEACHIAPLLFIHLLENAYKHSPARLNPGDLKVKVEVQEDILTFSVQNPVGNNPAHTLEEPGGIGLPNVRKRLTLLYPDQHTLEIQNSGETFAVVLKIQGLQLQPHERKANLLYH from the coding sequence ATGAAACGAATTAAGAAGGTATTCGTGCTGATCCAAATCTCCCTTTGGATATTGTTTGCCTTGCTGGCAGCTTTACAATTAAGCCAGGATACTTCCCACTGGTTTGCCTTAACTGTGGGAGTGGTTGGGACATGTTTGTATGTCTATTACAGCCATTTCTTTCTCCTGACCCGCTATTTAGGCAAACGAAAGAAGGGGCCTTATTTTCTCCGGCTGACAGGAGTCTTATTAACCGGGCCTTTTCTGTATTTGTTTTTTCATTACAGAAAGCTTGATACCTGGGACCTTTTCTCTGAGTATTATATGATCTCTCTGATCTCTATTGTAATCCCCTTTATCTTCTTAAGTTGGCTGGCCAGGGTCACCGAGAATTTAGTAATCAATACAGTCAAAAAAGAGCAGCTGGAGAAACAGGCTGTAGAGGCCGAGTTATATTATCTCAAATCGCAGATCAACCCACACTTTCTATTCAACACGCTTAATAACATCCACACCCTGGTTTACAAACAGGCACCAACCGCTCCAGAGGCCGTCATGCAACTAGCTTCTCTTATGCGCTACATGATCTATGAGTCAAACGCCCCTACCGTTCCACTCACAAGGGAGATGAATTATTTGCAGGATTATATGAGTTTGCAGCAACTCCGTTATAAACAAAGCCCAGTTGTTGATTTGAAGATAGAAGGAGAAACAGAAGCCTGCCATATTGCCCCGCTGCTATTCATACACCTCCTGGAAAACGCCTATAAACACAGCCCTGCCCGGCTCAATCCTGGCGATCTGAAAGTCAAAGTGGAGGTGCAGGAAGATATCCTTACCTTCAGCGTGCAGAATCCAGTTGGCAATAATCCGGCCCATACCCTTGAAGAACCCGGCGGTATAGGTTTACCAAATGTCCGGAAAAGGCTGACTTTGCTGTACCCGGACCAGCACACACTGGAAATTCAAAACTCGGGCGAAACATTTGCCGTCGTTCTCAAAATTCAAGGTCTTCAATTACAGCCTCATGAAAGAAAAGCTAACCTGCTATATCATTGA
- a CDS encoding ABC transporter ATP-binding protein has product MENHPFGLSIRNISKTYANGVQALKNISLDIPMGMYGLLGPNGAGKSTLMRTLATLQEPDQGQLFLGDINVVNQKEKVRETLGYLPQEFGVYPKSSAEELLDYFAVLKGITNRASRKEVVEALLKQTNLWDKRRQKLGGFSGGMKQRFGVAVALLGNPKLMIVDEPTAGLDPAERVRFLNLLSELGENSIVILSTHIVEDVSELCTRMAIINRGQILLEVEPLKAMQGLQGMVWRRIVDKSAMPKLEQEYKIITTKLLSGRTVVHIYSEEDPGNGFEQVVPDLEDVYFTTMAGHINNHKLEVVL; this is encoded by the coding sequence ATGGAAAATCACCCATTTGGACTATCTATTCGCAACATCTCCAAAACGTATGCTAATGGAGTGCAGGCATTGAAAAATATTTCGCTTGACATTCCTATGGGGATGTATGGACTGCTAGGCCCAAATGGCGCTGGTAAATCAACGCTAATGCGCACACTAGCCACGCTGCAGGAGCCAGATCAAGGGCAACTTTTTTTAGGCGACATCAATGTAGTGAACCAGAAGGAAAAGGTGCGTGAGACGCTGGGCTACCTTCCCCAAGAGTTTGGCGTTTACCCCAAATCCAGTGCAGAGGAACTGCTGGATTATTTCGCCGTGCTCAAAGGCATTACCAATCGGGCTTCCAGAAAAGAAGTGGTAGAAGCCTTATTGAAACAAACCAACCTTTGGGATAAGCGCAGGCAGAAATTGGGCGGTTTCTCGGGTGGTATGAAGCAGCGTTTTGGAGTGGCAGTGGCCCTGTTAGGCAATCCCAAACTAATGATTGTGGACGAGCCAACAGCAGGGTTGGACCCAGCTGAACGTGTTCGGTTTCTCAATCTTTTGAGCGAATTGGGAGAGAACAGCATAGTGATTCTATCTACTCATATTGTAGAAGATGTGAGTGAGCTTTGTACTCGAATGGCCATTATCAACAGAGGACAAATATTGTTGGAAGTTGAGCCATTAAAAGCAATGCAAGGACTGCAAGGAATGGTTTGGCGGCGCATTGTTGATAAAAGTGCAATGCCTAAACTGGAGCAGGAATATAAAATCATCACTACCAAACTGCTAAGCGGACGAACAGTCGTTCATATTTACAGCGAAGAAGATCCCGGCAACGGCTTTGAACAGGTGGTTCCCGATCTGGAAGATGTCTACTTTACCACCATGGCCGGACATATCAACAACCATAAACTGGAGGTGGTACTATGA
- a CDS encoding ABC transporter permease/M1 family aminopeptidase, with translation MKLWKIFSFEFAYLVRRTSTWLYFAVLFLFTLVMNLVTTPGDGVYVNNTFHITAITVIGGLIWLVIGAAIAGEAAARDMKMRMHPLTFTTPIRKLYYLGGRFFAAFVLNALLILCLLLGTLLSFYLPGMGEGTLGPFMPTAYLSVYFLIALPNVFIATALQFSLAALSRQVMTSYLASLLLAIVAQIIAIAVAKLFGNWDLVKLLDPVGVAGVVGSELATWTPAEKNTRLVTLEGMFLWNRVLWISIAISLLWLTYHRFNFANAVTNSWWSRFKRRPIELEKASAKTAVIRSTAITVSQVQRSFDFATYFRQTIRIAWSSFKMIARHPIGLTLVAVITLFSVVFSQRIMTQFEIPLFPTTQQVLTYLTTSVGNLSAPWVVIPLLIIYFTGELVWRERDAGLSDIADASPVQEWVLFTGKYFGLGLIIIAWMALLMAGGIFMQLGLKYDKLEIGLYLKVLFGLQLVDYLLFALLALVVHVVVNQKYISYLVILLVFIFIAFPSTFKIEHSMLIFGKDPGWWYTDMRGFGATLRPWLWFKLYWISWALLLAVFARLLWARGREQGLTYRLQLAKRRFSHSTIKFAIVALVLILSLGSFIFYNTNVLNEYQSSSDINEQKAEYERRYGQYRNTPQPQLTDTKLQVEIYPDQQQVDIRATYTLLNNNKVSIGSIHLGSISGIAPTEVTFNRPAVAVSIDHEVCHYIYALKQALRPGDSLQLHFVVHYKQRGFLHSGPKPLVVENGTNFTNFELLPTIGYQRYRELNDAVIRKSYGLASRQAIPSLYDPEARKKPFSTDNITFEAIVGTAKNEIAVAPGVLRQTWTKNDRRYFHYKTDASIGGEYSILSGDYAMKESMWNDVAIRIYYHPDHDMNINRMLRSVKASLEYYSGQFGPYPYRNITVVEGAGPGGGASADASIIYYGEQYALFNPDESPNGLDLPFYILAHEMAHQWWGMARLTPANVEGAGVLIEGLSVYSGMQVLEKSYGDAHLRKYLGFLHSSYEMPRSLATASLLQANEDFLYYRKGGLALYALSKYIGKEKVNAALRSLLQKHYSGELPLPTTLDLYQEIQKVTPDSLNYLLNDLFNTNTYWRLKTNQFAVEQTKAGSWQVTLKVQAQKIVIDTTGSEKEVPMNDWLEVGIYEEHKGQDKPLYLQMHRIRSGEQIIKVIVPRKPVCGGIDPNNLMIDLRLDDNLLKLD, from the coding sequence ATGAAGCTCTGGAAGATCTTTAGCTTTGAGTTTGCCTATCTGGTAAGGCGCACTTCAACCTGGCTCTATTTTGCCGTTCTTTTCTTATTTACATTAGTAATGAACCTGGTCACTACACCGGGGGACGGCGTATACGTTAACAATACCTTTCACATCACCGCTATTACTGTAATTGGCGGCCTTATCTGGCTTGTAATCGGCGCTGCCATTGCTGGCGAAGCAGCAGCACGGGACATGAAAATGCGGATGCATCCGCTTACATTCACCACTCCGATTAGAAAGCTTTACTACCTTGGTGGACGATTTTTTGCAGCCTTTGTACTGAATGCACTCCTTATCCTTTGCTTGCTGTTAGGTACGCTGCTTTCCTTTTATCTGCCAGGAATGGGAGAGGGTACGCTAGGACCATTCATGCCAACGGCCTATCTGAGTGTTTATTTTCTGATTGCCTTACCTAATGTATTTATAGCCACCGCCCTTCAATTTAGTTTAGCGGCACTTAGTCGCCAAGTGATGACAAGTTATCTGGCCAGCCTGCTATTGGCTATTGTTGCTCAGATTATTGCCATAGCGGTGGCAAAGCTTTTTGGAAACTGGGACCTGGTGAAACTATTGGACCCAGTTGGTGTTGCAGGTGTTGTAGGCAGCGAACTGGCAACATGGACACCCGCAGAGAAAAATACGCGGCTGGTTACGCTGGAAGGAATGTTTCTTTGGAATCGCGTCTTGTGGATTAGCATTGCTATAAGTTTATTGTGGCTTACCTACCACCGCTTCAATTTTGCTAATGCTGTAACAAACAGCTGGTGGAGTCGCTTTAAACGTAGGCCTATTGAACTGGAGAAAGCGTCTGCTAAAACTGCAGTTATTAGATCAACAGCGATCACTGTTTCGCAGGTTCAGCGAAGTTTCGATTTCGCAACTTATTTCCGTCAGACAATCCGAATTGCGTGGTCATCTTTCAAGATGATAGCCAGGCACCCAATAGGACTTACCCTGGTTGCTGTTATTACCTTGTTTTCAGTTGTGTTCAGCCAGCGAATAATGACTCAGTTTGAGATTCCGTTGTTTCCAACTACCCAGCAGGTGTTAACCTACCTGACCACATCTGTAGGTAACCTTAGTGCCCCATGGGTTGTTATTCCGCTACTCATCATATACTTCACTGGCGAGCTTGTCTGGCGCGAAAGAGATGCGGGTCTTAGTGATATTGCAGATGCATCACCTGTTCAGGAATGGGTACTTTTTACAGGTAAGTATTTTGGGTTGGGGCTCATCATAATTGCCTGGATGGCACTGCTCATGGCAGGAGGTATATTTATGCAGTTGGGCCTGAAGTACGATAAATTAGAGATAGGCCTGTACTTGAAAGTTCTCTTTGGGCTTCAACTTGTAGACTACCTGCTCTTTGCTTTACTAGCCCTTGTGGTACATGTAGTAGTGAATCAAAAATATATAAGCTACTTGGTGATACTTTTAGTTTTCATCTTCATTGCCTTTCCTTCCACATTTAAGATTGAGCATAGTATGCTCATTTTTGGAAAAGATCCAGGATGGTGGTACACCGATATGCGTGGTTTCGGAGCTACACTTAGGCCGTGGCTATGGTTTAAACTCTATTGGATATCCTGGGCTTTGCTGCTTGCTGTGTTCGCTAGATTACTCTGGGCACGGGGTAGGGAACAAGGTTTGACGTATCGTCTTCAATTAGCAAAGCGCCGTTTCTCACACTCAACAATCAAGTTTGCAATAGTAGCTTTAGTGCTTATACTTTCCCTTGGGAGCTTCATTTTCTATAATACAAATGTGCTGAATGAGTACCAAAGCAGCTCCGATATTAATGAACAAAAGGCTGAATATGAACGGCGCTATGGCCAGTATAGAAATACTCCACAACCACAGCTAACCGATACAAAGTTGCAGGTTGAGATTTACCCTGACCAGCAACAAGTTGATATACGTGCGACATATACACTTTTGAATAACAATAAAGTATCAATAGGCTCCATACATCTAGGAAGTATTTCGGGTATAGCGCCGACTGAAGTAACGTTTAATCGACCGGCCGTCGCCGTGAGTATAGACCATGAAGTTTGCCACTACATTTATGCACTAAAGCAAGCGCTAAGGCCCGGAGATTCACTACAATTACACTTTGTAGTGCATTATAAGCAACGCGGTTTCCTTCATAGTGGTCCGAAACCATTAGTTGTAGAGAACGGTACCAATTTCACGAATTTCGAGCTGCTCCCTACTATTGGCTACCAACGCTATAGAGAACTCAATGATGCGGTCATTAGAAAAAGCTATGGGCTTGCTTCACGCCAGGCAATACCGTCACTCTATGATCCTGAGGCGCGTAAAAAACCGTTCAGTACAGATAATATCACTTTTGAGGCAATTGTAGGCACTGCTAAGAATGAAATAGCCGTTGCGCCGGGTGTTTTACGCCAAACCTGGACAAAAAACGATCGGCGCTACTTCCACTACAAAACTGATGCTTCTATTGGGGGCGAGTACTCTATCTTATCAGGGGATTATGCAATGAAGGAGAGCATGTGGAATGATGTTGCCATCAGGATTTATTATCATCCGGACCATGACATGAATATTAATCGAATGCTCCGGAGCGTAAAAGCTTCGCTGGAGTACTATTCGGGGCAGTTTGGTCCTTACCCTTATAGGAATATTACGGTAGTAGAAGGCGCTGGACCCGGTGGCGGAGCAAGTGCAGATGCGAGCATCATTTATTATGGAGAACAGTATGCCCTTTTTAATCCTGATGAGAGTCCGAATGGCTTAGATCTTCCCTTTTATATTTTGGCTCATGAAATGGCGCACCAGTGGTGGGGAATGGCTAGATTAACACCTGCAAATGTAGAAGGAGCTGGTGTTTTGATTGAAGGTCTGTCTGTTTATTCCGGTATGCAGGTTCTGGAAAAAAGTTATGGTGATGCTCATTTGCGAAAATACCTGGGCTTTCTGCATTCTTCCTACGAAATGCCACGCTCACTTGCAACAGCTTCTTTACTTCAGGCAAATGAAGACTTTTTATACTATCGTAAGGGTGGACTCGCCCTATACGCCCTGAGTAAGTACATTGGTAAAGAAAAAGTGAATGCGGCGCTTCGGAGTCTGCTCCAAAAGCATTATTCAGGAGAGCTACCGCTGCCAACTACCTTGGATCTTTATCAGGAGATACAAAAGGTGACCCCAGACTCATTAAATTATTTGTTAAACGACCTGTTTAATACGAATACGTATTGGCGCCTTAAAACAAACCAATTTGCGGTAGAGCAGACTAAAGCTGGCAGCTGGCAAGTAACCTTGAAGGTGCAGGCGCAAAAGATAGTAATTGATACTACGGGCAGCGAAAAAGAAGTGCCGATGAATGATTGGCTGGAAGTTGGTATTTATGAAGAACACAAGGGGCAGGATAAACCGCTCTACCTTCAGATGCACCGCATCCGGTCTGGTGAGCAGATAATAAAAGTGATCGTGCCGCGAAAGCCTGTATGTGGTGGTATTGATCCTAACAATCTGATGATTGACTTGAGACTTGATGATAATCTTTTGAAACTGGATTAG
- a CDS encoding IS110 family transposase yields the protein MDLLKYGIGIDMAMDSFDVCLSVIDRQQHVIIQARSSFSNDKTGFDRFDAWCTKHKKLPLPTVYLMEATGVYYEQLAWYLHTKAYDLSVVLPNKARKYKESLGLKSKTDRIDAKGLAQMACEQQCSRWQPLSANIYRLRLVTRQIQNLTEQAIALSNQLHALQHGMFRDKDLEKMLQKQLVVLKKNKASLKTKVQALIDADPALKQKFEKIGSIKGLGCQSLAVIVAETNGFAAFESAGQLVSYAGYDVVANDSGKRVGKTKISKKGNSRIRRCLHFPAFNMIKYEVGVFKNLYQRVYERSKLKMKAYTAVQKKLLMIIYALWKNNEAFIDKIPGPALGDTAAAPSVALVGQGTKN from the coding sequence ATGGATTTATTGAAGTATGGTATTGGTATAGACATGGCCATGGACAGCTTTGATGTTTGTTTAAGTGTAATTGACCGCCAGCAGCACGTTATCATTCAAGCACGCAGCAGTTTTAGTAATGACAAAACAGGGTTTGATCGTTTCGATGCCTGGTGTACGAAACACAAGAAGCTCCCTTTGCCGACGGTTTATTTAATGGAAGCAACGGGGGTCTATTATGAGCAGCTGGCCTGGTACCTGCACACCAAAGCATACGATCTCTCCGTTGTGCTTCCCAACAAAGCCCGGAAATATAAAGAGTCGCTGGGCCTGAAATCAAAAACCGATCGTATTGATGCCAAAGGCCTTGCCCAAATGGCCTGCGAACAACAGTGCAGCCGGTGGCAACCCTTATCGGCCAACATTTACCGGCTGCGATTGGTGACCCGGCAGATTCAAAACCTTACCGAGCAAGCCATCGCGCTGTCCAATCAGTTGCACGCCCTGCAGCATGGCATGTTCCGCGATAAAGACCTGGAGAAGATGCTGCAAAAGCAACTAGTGGTTCTAAAAAAGAACAAAGCGTCACTTAAAACAAAAGTGCAGGCACTTATCGATGCTGATCCGGCCTTAAAACAAAAATTTGAAAAGATCGGGAGCATCAAAGGACTGGGCTGCCAAAGCCTGGCCGTAATTGTAGCAGAGACCAATGGTTTTGCGGCTTTTGAAAGTGCGGGGCAACTGGTCAGTTATGCAGGCTATGATGTAGTGGCCAACGACTCCGGTAAGCGGGTAGGTAAAACAAAAATATCCAAGAAGGGCAATAGCCGGATCCGGAGGTGCTTGCATTTTCCGGCTTTTAATATGATTAAATATGAAGTGGGTGTTTTTAAAAACCTCTATCAAAGGGTGTATGAAAGAAGTAAGCTGAAAATGAAAGCGTATACAGCGGTACAGAAAAAACTGCTTATGATCATCTATGCACTTTGGAAAAACAACGAAGCTTTTATCGATAAGATACCGGGGCCAGCATTAGGCGATACAGCCGCAGCGCCTTCGGTGGCATTGGTTGGGCAAGGGACAAAAAATTAG
- a CDS encoding RNA recognition motif domain-containing protein, which yields MNIYVSNLSFNVQDEDLKEFFTPYGEVTSAKIIIDRETGRSKGFGFVEMSDAAASQKAIAELNEATVDGRTIKVMEAKPKEDRPARNFNNSNSYNKNRY from the coding sequence ATGAACATTTACGTTTCAAACTTAAGCTTCAACGTACAGGATGAAGACTTAAAAGAATTTTTTACACCTTATGGTGAGGTTACTTCCGCTAAAATCATTATCGACAGGGAAACTGGCCGTTCAAAAGGCTTTGGCTTTGTAGAAATGAGCGATGCCGCAGCGTCTCAAAAGGCTATTGCTGAATTAAATGAAGCAACCGTTGATGGCAGAACTATTAAAGTAATGGAAGCTAAACCTAAAGAAGATAGACCAGCCCGTAATTTTAATAATAGCAACAGTTATAACAAAAACAGGTATTGA
- the hutH gene encoding histidine ammonia-lyase, with protein MIAHSTFFYGTGHLTVQQAIAIGTGLQKGDLSQETIARIEQSQRHVQEMTEAGRTVYGVTTGFGILANKKISEADAALLQYKILQSHSVGVGNPIPEEVAKIMLITKVHALAQGFSGVQLQTIQRIIWHIQNDVIPVVPEKGSVGASGDLAPLAHLFLPLIGLGEVFYKGNKYKSAEILNQFDLQSIPLGPKEGLALINGTQFILSFAVKAVQRMHNCLEAADIIGAMSLEALTGTKAPFDERLHGLRPFKGNLLVAQRLRLLLQQSDIMQSHVDCGRVQDPYSLRCMPQVHGASRNAWLHLKELTEIELNAVTDNPVVFGAEDTISGGNFHGQPLALPLDYACFAAAEIGNISDRRCYLLLEGKWGLPMLLMNDVGLNSGFMIPQYTTAALVTENKTLCFPSSADSIPTSLGQEDHVSMGSISGRKVNRVIDNLEYILAIELLSACQAIEFRRPLKSSALLEFAHGFVREHVSFAEEDRIFAEDINAIKHIISDFSFVEKVNGFAEEKGVGLNKGFEAFGL; from the coding sequence ATGATTGCGCATTCTACATTTTTCTATGGAACGGGTCATTTGACCGTCCAACAAGCGATTGCTATAGGTACAGGCCTCCAAAAGGGTGATTTGAGTCAAGAAACAATAGCCCGAATTGAGCAAAGTCAGCGCCACGTGCAGGAAATGACGGAAGCTGGCCGTACTGTATATGGTGTAACTACCGGTTTTGGCATCTTGGCCAATAAAAAAATCAGTGAGGCCGATGCCGCCTTATTACAGTATAAGATCTTACAAAGTCATAGTGTGGGTGTAGGTAATCCTATACCGGAGGAAGTAGCCAAGATCATGCTGATCACTAAGGTGCATGCATTAGCGCAAGGTTTTTCGGGTGTGCAGCTGCAAACCATTCAGCGTATCATCTGGCACATACAAAACGATGTGATTCCGGTAGTACCAGAGAAGGGTAGCGTAGGGGCTTCCGGCGATCTGGCACCTCTGGCGCATTTGTTCCTGCCACTGATAGGCTTAGGCGAAGTTTTCTATAAAGGCAATAAGTATAAGTCGGCCGAGATCTTAAACCAGTTTGACCTGCAATCCATTCCATTGGGCCCTAAAGAAGGATTGGCCCTGATCAACGGTACGCAGTTTATCTTATCCTTTGCTGTAAAAGCGGTGCAGCGTATGCACAACTGCCTGGAAGCGGCCGATATTATTGGTGCGATGAGCCTGGAAGCCCTTACAGGTACCAAGGCGCCGTTTGATGAACGCCTGCATGGTCTGCGTCCATTTAAAGGCAATCTATTGGTAGCGCAGCGCTTACGCTTGTTGTTACAGCAATCTGATATCATGCAAAGCCACGTTGATTGTGGTCGTGTGCAGGATCCTTATTCGTTACGCTGTATGCCGCAGGTTCATGGTGCTTCAAGAAATGCCTGGCTGCATTTAAAAGAGCTGACAGAAATAGAACTGAATGCCGTAACCGATAACCCGGTTGTATTTGGTGCAGAAGATACCATCAGTGGTGGTAACTTCCATGGTCAACCGCTGGCCTTACCATTAGACTATGCCTGCTTTGCTGCTGCCGAAATTGGCAATATCTCTGATAGAAGATGTTATTTGTTATTAGAAGGTAAGTGGGGCTTGCCTATGCTGCTGATGAATGATGTGGGCTTGAACAGTGGTTTTATGATCCCGCAGTATACAACAGCCGCATTGGTTACCGAGAATAAAACGCTTTGCTTCCCTAGTAGTGCGGATAGCATTCCTACCTCTTTGGGTCAGGAAGATCACGTTAGTATGGGTAGTATCAGCGGCCGGAAAGTAAACCGTGTTATTGATAACCTGGAATACATTCTGGCCATTGAGTTGCTGAGTGCCTGCCAGGCTATTGAGTTTCGCCGCCCATTAAAGAGTAGCGCCCTGTTAGAATTTGCGCATGGCTTTGTGCGTGAGCATGTAAGCTTTGCAGAAGAGGACCGCATCTTTGCTGAGGATATCAACGCCATTAAACACATTATATCCGACTTCTCTTTTGTAGAGAAAGTGAATGGCTTTGCAGAGGAAAAGGGCGTTGGGCTGAATAAAGGGTTTGAGGCCTTTGGCCTGTAG
- the hutU gene encoding urocanate hydratase encodes MSTTTITKYDPVKYKTPTGSQLQCKGWIQEAALRMLLNNLNPEVAERPDDLIVYGGRGKAARDFDALDKIIAGLKILENDESLLVQSGKPVGILKTHKDAPRVLISNSQLVPNWANWQHFEELEKKGLMMYGQMTAGSWIYIGSQGIVQGTYETFAAIADKHFGGTLKGTLSVTAGLGGMGGAQPLSITMNEGVCLAAEVERWRIEKRIETRYCDVLIEDIDAAIDRALEAKQNGEALSIGVLCNAVHLLERMLERNIIPDILTDQTSAHDPLIGYWPHEISYEQAKVLRDENPKQYLEYAYTSMYRHVELMLELQKRGAITFDYGNNIRARAKEKGLTNAFDFPGFVPAYIRPLFCEGKGPFRWAALSGDPEDIAVTDKVIAELFPENASLQRWLKLAKEKIAFQGLPARICWLGQGEREKAGLAFNELVRTGKVKAPIVIGRDHLDTGSVASPNRETEAMMDGSDAVADWPILNALVNTAGGASWVSLHHGGGVGMGYSIHAGMVIVADGTDDAAARLSRVLRNDPGMGVIRHADAGYELAKETAKANGLDVIDRLKA; translated from the coding sequence ATGTCTACAACGACTATAACAAAGTATGATCCTGTAAAGTATAAAACACCTACAGGAAGTCAACTACAGTGTAAAGGCTGGATTCAGGAAGCCGCTTTACGCATGTTACTAAATAATCTAAATCCAGAAGTAGCCGAGCGCCCAGACGACTTGATCGTTTACGGTGGAAGAGGAAAGGCAGCACGTGATTTTGATGCACTGGATAAGATCATTGCCGGATTAAAGATCCTGGAAAACGACGAAAGCTTATTGGTACAAAGTGGTAAGCCGGTTGGCATATTGAAAACGCATAAAGATGCACCACGTGTGTTGATCTCTAACTCACAATTGGTACCCAACTGGGCCAACTGGCAGCATTTTGAAGAGTTGGAGAAAAAAGGGCTGATGATGTATGGCCAAATGACAGCGGGTAGCTGGATCTATATTGGTTCACAAGGTATCGTTCAGGGAACGTATGAAACCTTTGCTGCTATTGCAGATAAGCATTTTGGTGGTACATTGAAAGGTACACTAAGTGTAACAGCGGGTCTTGGTGGTATGGGTGGCGCTCAACCACTTTCTATCACCATGAACGAAGGTGTTTGTTTGGCTGCTGAAGTAGAACGTTGGAGAATTGAAAAGCGCATTGAAACGCGTTATTGCGATGTGTTGATCGAAGATATTGATGCTGCAATTGATAGAGCGTTAGAAGCCAAGCAAAATGGTGAGGCATTATCCATAGGTGTATTGTGTAATGCCGTGCATTTGTTGGAGCGCATGTTGGAGCGAAATATAATCCCTGATATATTGACCGACCAAACATCTGCACATGATCCGTTAATTGGTTACTGGCCACATGAGATCTCTTATGAGCAAGCCAAGGTATTAAGAGATGAAAATCCTAAGCAATACTTAGAGTATGCCTACACTTCTATGTACAGACATGTAGAACTAATGTTGGAATTACAGAAGCGTGGTGCCATTACGTTTGACTATGGTAATAACATTCGTGCAAGGGCTAAAGAAAAAGGATTGACTAATGCTTTTGACTTTCCCGGTTTTGTACCTGCTTATATCCGTCCACTATTCTGTGAAGGAAAAGGACCGTTCCGTTGGGCAGCTTTAAGTGGCGATCCAGAGGATATTGCCGTAACGGATAAAGTAATTGCTGAACTCTTTCCTGAGAATGCTTCTTTACAACGTTGGTTGAAGTTGGCGAAAGAAAAGATCGCGTTTCAAGGCTTGCCAGCACGTATTTGCTGGTTAGGGCAAGGCGAGCGTGAGAAAGCGGGACTAGCTTTTAATGAGTTGGTGCGTACTGGTAAAGTAAAAGCGCCCATTGTTATTGGACGTGATCACTTAGATACAGGTTCTGTTGCTTCACCTAATCGTGAAACAGAAGCGATGATGGATGGTAGTGATGCGGTAGCTGACTGGCCAATATTAAACGCATTGGTCAATACAGCTGGTGGTGCTTCGTGGGTAAGCTTACATCATGGCGGTGGTGTAGGTATGGGGTATAGCATACATGCCGGTATGGTGATCGTAGCCGATGGTACAGACGATGCTGCAGCTCGTTTAAGCCGCGTATTACGTAATGATCCAGGTATGGGTGTTATTCGTCATGCAGATGCTGGTTATGAATTGGCTAAAGAAACAGCGAAGGCAAATGGCCTTGATGTAATTGATCGTTTGAAAGCATAG